A single region of the Puniceicoccales bacterium genome encodes:
- a CDS encoding DMT family transporter: protein MDRQKFGYFRGILWFIMSLLCCVTNDSIMKHMGLKCHPLQIVFMRFLFGVITLLPFVLRDSLKSIKTSRPLAHIIRGLVLFSSITLWCSGLKSIPLNVVSLINFTTPMFTLIFAAIMLKENIGWTRWIATLCGFIGVGIVIGPGTSSFPVVGALILLLGASMFALLDIINKMLVSKESILASMFYTAIITMALSAVPAIILWEPLSIYQFGLFFLLGMSSNFLLFCILKSFSLVDVSAVAPFRYFELIFACLFGYVLFGEVVTAKTILGAAIIVPNAFYLMIREVSGDSNKVYNNKKKASCCQAV, encoded by the coding sequence ATGGATAGACAAAAATTTGGATATTTCCGTGGAATATTATGGTTCATTATGAGCCTGTTATGTTGTGTGACCAATGATTCCATTATGAAACACATGGGACTCAAATGTCATCCGTTACAAATAGTATTCATGCGATTTCTTTTTGGAGTTATCACATTGCTGCCCTTCGTGTTAAGAGACTCGTTGAAGTCTATCAAAACCAGCAGGCCGCTGGCTCATATCATCCGCGGACTTGTTCTGTTTTCCAGCATCACCCTGTGGTGCTCTGGACTAAAATCCATTCCGCTTAACGTGGTTTCTTTGATCAACTTTACAACTCCGATGTTCACGTTGATTTTTGCAGCTATCATGTTGAAAGAGAACATTGGGTGGACCCGGTGGATAGCCACACTGTGCGGCTTCATTGGCGTTGGCATAGTTATTGGCCCAGGCACGTCGAGTTTTCCTGTGGTTGGCGCATTGATACTGCTTCTAGGCGCTTCCATGTTCGCCCTATTGGACATCATAAACAAAATGCTGGTTTCGAAGGAAAGCATCCTGGCGTCGATGTTTTACACAGCCATCATAACCATGGCGCTGTCGGCTGTACCTGCAATCATTCTCTGGGAACCACTTAGCATCTACCAATTTGGTCTGTTTTTCCTGCTGGGAATGAGTTCAAATTTTTTGCTGTTCTGTATATTAAAATCCTTCTCCCTCGTGGATGTGTCCGCCGTGGCACCGTTCAGGTACTTTGAATTGATTTTTGCGTGCCTATTTGGCTATGTCCTTTTTGGAGAAGTTGTTACTGCAAAAACAATACTAGGTGCCGCCATAATAGTGCCCAACGCATTTTATCTGATGATAAGAGAAGTTTCCGGCGACTCCAACAAAGTTTATAACAATAAAAAAAAGGCCTCTTGCTGTCAAGCGGTTTGA
- a CDS encoding bifunctional oligoribonuclease/PAP phosphatase NrnA, with product MDGNKLDHFPNSEIFFATAKSLAGKAVGIVGHTRPDGDCIGSQVAMAEILTSFGANPVLINETPKISDNLRQFLGNYQINSPKDGIVDEYIFVDCGTVSRGGIFTNNLPKKPIMSIDHHMGNDLFADNNFVFSHAVAASEIIADYAYQSGFPVTKAMARALYVGIVTDTGKFSYTFTVARTLQLGAQLICDGANPNEIFRTIYQNESREKFALIQRFIQSFRFLADGKICIGIIRDEDFLTTGTTMDDTEGMVNLPRSIKDVVIAVIVQILNGRIKISMRTDIPEMRLDLLAAKFGGGGHACAATFSTNGAENKILPNLINELQEQLKLFTQTNNGRSTGI from the coding sequence ATGGACGGGAATAAACTAGACCATTTTCCAAATTCAGAAATATTTTTTGCAACAGCCAAGAGTCTTGCAGGCAAAGCCGTCGGAATTGTCGGCCACACACGACCAGATGGCGATTGTATTGGTTCACAGGTGGCTATGGCAGAAATACTAACATCATTTGGAGCCAATCCTGTGCTTATAAATGAAACACCAAAAATTTCCGATAATTTGAGACAGTTTCTTGGTAATTACCAGATAAACTCTCCCAAGGACGGCATCGTTGACGAATACATATTTGTGGATTGTGGTACCGTATCTCGAGGTGGTATATTTACTAATAATTTACCAAAAAAGCCGATAATGTCCATCGATCACCATATGGGCAATGATCTTTTTGCAGATAATAATTTCGTGTTTAGCCATGCGGTGGCGGCCAGTGAAATCATCGCAGACTATGCCTATCAATCTGGATTCCCAGTCACAAAAGCCATGGCCAGGGCACTCTATGTCGGTATCGTAACCGATACAGGGAAATTTAGTTATACGTTTACTGTGGCCAGAACGCTACAGCTTGGCGCACAGCTTATCTGTGACGGAGCCAACCCCAACGAAATTTTCCGGACAATTTACCAAAACGAATCAAGGGAAAAATTTGCACTGATACAAAGATTCATCCAATCCTTCAGATTTTTGGCCGACGGCAAGATATGTATAGGTATCATTCGCGACGAAGATTTTCTAACCACCGGCACCACCATGGACGATACGGAAGGCATGGTTAATCTTCCACGATCGATCAAGGACGTGGTGATAGCAGTTATCGTGCAAATACTTAATGGTCGCATAAAGATCAGCATGCGTACGGATATTCCGGAAATGAGGCTCGACCTATTGGCTGCAAAATTTGGCGGCGGTGGTCATGCCTGTGCAGCAACTTTTTCAACCAATGGCGCAGAAAATAAAATCCTGCCGAATCTAATAAATGAATTGCAAGAACAGCTAAAGTTGTTCACTCAAACCAATAATGGCAGGTCAACAGGAATTTAA